One stretch of Planifilum fulgidum DNA includes these proteins:
- a CDS encoding DUF4352 domain-containing protein, with the protein MKKFFMSVLMLGLIAGLIAGCGESDIQKVEGDDSKQEKAEKKQETLKIGEAVKFDGLKVKLTGVREYKGDQFIKPQNDKFVLIQLEIENTTDKPQTVSSLLQMNLVDAEGQSQDVAITGNEKGKLDGELGAGRKMKGEVAFDVMKSDKYEFIFDNPFTTGQAIWEIKSKDIKK; encoded by the coding sequence ATGAAAAAGTTTTTTATGTCTGTACTGATGTTGGGTCTGATTGCGGGGTTGATCGCGGGGTGTGGTGAATCGGATATTCAAAAGGTGGAAGGTGACGATTCCAAGCAGGAAAAGGCGGAAAAGAAACAGGAAACACTGAAGATCGGCGAGGCGGTGAAGTTTGACGGACTGAAAGTGAAACTGACGGGGGTGCGCGAGTACAAAGGCGATCAGTTTATAAAGCCTCAGAATGACAAATTTGTGTTGATTCAGTTGGAGATCGAAAACACGACGGACAAGCCGCAAACGGTTTCGTCGCTGTTGCAAATGAACCTCGTAGACGCGGAGGGTCAAAGCCAAGACGTTGCCATCACCGGAAATGAAAAAGGAAAACTGGACGGTGAGCTTGGAGCCGGACGCAAAATGAAAGGCGAAGTAGCCTTTGACGTAATGAAATCCGATAAATACGAATTTATTTTCGATAATCCGTTTACAACGGGACAAGCGATTTGGGAAATAAAGAGCAAAGACATCAAAAAATAA